The following is a genomic window from Haloterrigena salifodinae.
GCATCACGAGCGCCATCATGAGCGCCGGAATGAGCAGGATCGCGGCGATAACGATCAACAGCGTCCGAATCAGTGACTCGTCGGTTGCCATACGTCGTCCTTCGATCGCCAGAGTATTGAACGGAACGGGGAATACCGATCGTCCGGAATCGTTCATCCGTCCGCATCGGGCAGATCGCTCGATTCCGTCGACGGCTACTCTCGAGCGTCGGATTCGACGAGTCCGTACAATAGTCGCCGTCGCGCTTCGAGTTCGTCGAGGGCGGTCTCGAACTCATCGTCCGACACGGTCGGAATACCTGCCTCGTGGAGGGAGTGGAGATCGGGCGAAGGCGGAGAGTCGTCTGCCGGTTCGACGAACCTCTCGTGGAGCGTCTCGAGGTAGTGCTCGACGCTCGTGCGGGCGTTTCGGATGGTGATCTCGTTCGGCCGCTCTCGTTTCGGAACGCCGAATCGGAGCAGCGTCAACGCTTCGTCGAGCACGACGATCTCGACGATCGGCGATCGATCCGGACGGGCGCTGTGAAAGTAGTGGAAGATCGGGTAGGCCTTGTGATTCTCGGTGAGGGTCGCGAGTATCGTGACGAACTGCCAGCGTCCCGTTCTGGGGGCGACGTCCCCGATACCCAACGTGAATATCGCATACCCGGTGAAATAGAGTCGGTCGGACCACGAGATGGACCCTCGATTGAGCGTATCGATGATGGCGTTCTTGGCGCTGGCGAAGACGAGCGTCCAGCCGATCCAGAGTAACACGATCCGGACCGTGAAGCTCAGCACGAAGAGAACGCACCGGACAGGCTGAGGAATCTGGCGTTCTGGCCGCCTATTCGTCGTAGTATGTGCCACGCCCGCCCCATCAGTCGAGACGTGAGCGGACCAGCACCCCCTTCGATCCAGAGCGTCGTCCAGACGATATCGATGACAGTGGTAGCGAGAAGGGCGACACCGAGCGCGAGCGGGGCGACGTTCAGTACTGTCCGGTCGTTGATGGAGGATGGTTCACGCGTCCGTCGTGTCCGACTCGAGAGGAGGTTCGTCGTAGCGTAGTCGGGCCGGGATATAGAAAGTGTTCCCAGCTACTGAAGCGGCGAGGCGCAACCGTTCGCGGCGGACGAGCGTTGCACGCTGTCCGTCACGAGAGAAACGAGACGATGGTGCGAACGAGCCGACAGACGGGCTGCAAGTTAAACTATTATTCGACCGAAGCCGCTAGGCACTCGCATACGGCTATGAGTTCTGAGAAATCGACTCCCTCCATCGACGAGATCGAGGACCGTATCGAGCGGGTAGGGAAGTACTCCCGCGCAGTCCGGACCGGCTTCGTCGTAATCGTAAGCGCGTTCCTCCTGGCCGTCGGGGTCGTCCTGCCGGCGAATCTCGAGAGCGCCTCGCAGGCGATCGAATCGATACTCCTCCCCCTCATTTTCGTCGGCCTTGGATCAATATTGTACGGTATCGGGATGCATCTACACCTCATGCACCTGAATCTCGTTCGCCAACTGCAACCGAGCTCCGTCGACGACCGACGGTCACCCGGCGAGCAGTCCGAATGACGCGGGCCGCCAACTGTTAGCGGCTACGAACACGCATCCCGACGATGGTGGTGCACACGGCACTTGTGTCGATCGAGTTCGGAGTCGCGCTCAGGCCGGCGACGCGCGTGCCCGTACCGCCCACCGCTGCTCGACGATTTTGAACAGATAGTAGCCCCAGAGTCCGAGGAGGACGGCGAATCCCGAGCCGTGCAGCAGCGCCGACCACGACTGGTCCTGATAGAAGAAGCCGATCCCGATCGCGAGGACTGCGAGGTTCCAGGCGAGCACGGACCGCGGGCCGACGACCGACGGGAGATGCGTCGCGGGGACGAGTCCCTCGGTACGGCCTTCGCCACCGTCGCCGCCTGCGGCTCCGGGGAACCACTCGAGCGAGCGGGCGACGAGCAGCGAGCCCGCGAGCGCGATCGGAAGCGCCCAGCCGAGGAAGAAGAAGTGCAGCGCCCCGGTCTCGATCCACGGCTCGGGGATACCCAGCGGGACGCCGAACAGAATGAACGGCGCGAAACTCGCCGGGCCGAGGATCCACACCTGCGCGACGAGCACCGAGAGCGCCGTCCCGTTCGGCGTCCCGGCTCGGTAGGTCCGAACGATGGTGTACATGTACAGGACGTAACCGGCGGCGTACAGCACCAGTCCGACCGCAGTCACCGTCTTCCCCATCCCAAGTACCGGTCCGACGACGAGCGGGACGATACCGAGTGCGAACAGCGGGAACGAGATGCGTTTCAGGCGGTCGCTGTACAGTTCCGCACCCACGAACCGCGGGAAGAGGTCGTACAGCGTACCGATCGCCGCGAGGCCCAGAAAGCCCCACGCGTTGGCGTGGACGTGCGCTTCTCGGAGTCCGTACCAGCCGCCCGGGACGTCCCAGCCACGACTGTACAGCCCGAACGCGAACGTGAGTCCGATCAGGTAAACGAACGGCGAGAGGAGGTAGAAGCCGATGGTCGGGTTGCGCGCTCGCCAGCCCTCGCTTCGGAGGACCATCGCGAAAACGACAGCGAACAGCCAGGCCGTAAGCAACCAGATCGTCCCGAGACCGACGTCGAACAACAGCGGCTCGCCGTAGGCGCGTCCGTACCAGGCGAGCAGTAGGGCGCCGTTCAAGCCGAGGAAGACGACTCCGAGCGCCGGTGTCGACGGTCCCGGACGCTCGAGTTTCCGCGCCGCCAACTGTGGCAGCGTACCGAAGACCAACTGCGTGAACGCGCCGATCGTAACGAAGTGGATGTGCGTCCACGTGATCCACGAGACGGCGGAGACGAATTCGAACTGCTGGAGGCCTTGGTAGACGGCGAGCGCGAACCCGACGAACAGGAACCCGATACCGGCGACGTGAAACGGCGTCATCGAGAGCGACGGACCGCCCGTCGATCGGCGAGCGGACCGCTGTTCAGTGTCGGTCGGACGTGACTCGCGTGGATTCGTATCGGTCATACACGTTCGTTCGACCGGCCGCCGTGAATCGGTTCTCGCGAACATCGGAGATCGGTTCGAACATGTTCGAAGTTCTCGCTACGGCGGTCGAACCCCTGCCTGTAGATACCAATGCCGCGAGCGAAACTCACCGTCTCACTCCCCGAATCGCTCTGGATCCACGAGATTTCGACGGCCTATCCCGACACGACGTTCCGCGTCAGTTCGGTGCTGCCGGGATCGGACGTCGCGATCGGCGTCGTCGAACTGGCGGCGCCGAATCCGGTCCCGATACTCGCCGCGATCGACGACCGGAGCGATATCCGGGACCTCGAGTTGCTCTGGAAACACGACGAGACGGCACTCCTGCAGGTCGAGACGTCGAATCCGTCGCTGCTCGTCCCCCTGCAGCGGGCCGGCGTTCCGATCGAGACCCCGTTCTCGGTCGAAGACGGTGCGGTGACGTGGGAGCTGACGACCAGCTCGGATCGGTTGTCGACGCTCGGCGACGCGTTCGACGAGCGCGGCATCGAGTATCGCATCGACTACGTCCGCGCCGTCGACGCGAGCCGCGCGGAGAATCCGATGACGGATCGACAGCTCAAGGTCTTCCGCACCGCCCTCGAGGCGGGGTACTACGACGTTCCCCGCGAGGCGACGCTGACGGAGGTCGCGTCGGCGCTGGGCGTGACCAAGTCGACCTGTAGCGACGTCTTACACCGCGCGGAGAGCTCGATCGCCCGCTGGTTCGCGGATGAATACGCCGACGCTCGTACGCCCGTCTGATGACCGCTCACGGCGGATCGGGCCGGTGTCGGTTCCGATTTCGGATCGCCGGTCAGGCCGTTCGGTCCGGCGGGATCAACATGACGTTGCCGTCCGCCCGCGCGACGACGTCTTCGGAGACGCTCCCGAGCAACAGTCGCCGGAGCCGGCTGTGACCGCGCGAGCCGACGAGGATAGCCGTCGGCTCGTACTCGTCCTCGGCGGCCAGGATCTCGTCCGCTGGATCGCCCTGCCGGACCTCGGTTCGCGTCTCGATTCCCCACTCCTCGAGCCTGGTCGCCAACTCCGCCAGTCGCGCTTCGGGATCAGCGTCCTCCGGAAGCGACGGATCCTTCGGCGTCTCGACGTGGACCAGCGTCGCCTCCCGCGTCGCGTGACGGAGGTACGTGAACGCCTCGAACGCCCGCTCGGCGTTTTCCGAGAAGTCCGTCGCGTACAGTATCCGCTGGAACAGATGTTCGCGGACGACGGTCGGCTCGTCCGCCCCGCGTTCGATCCGGTTGACCAGCAGCGGGACGACCGTCGTCCGCGCGAGGTTGCGCGCGGTCGACCCGATGACGCGGTTCTCGAGCGGGCTCTTCCCCCGCGAGCCGATGACCGTGAGGCTGGCGCCGACCGCCTCGGCGACGCCGTTGATTCGCCGGTGGGGCGTGCCGCGGACGACGTGCGCCTCGACGTCGAAGCCCGCGTCTTCGATGACGCGGCGGTAGCG
Proteins encoded in this region:
- a CDS encoding universal stress protein, which produces MKAICATDLSAASEATIESETCLECLGRIGVEEIHLVTVIPSNVHAGMPGMDFEERREQALERYRRVIEDAGFDVEAHVVRGTPHRRINGVAEAVGASLTVIGSRGKSPLENRVIGSTARNLARTTVVPLLVNRIERGADEPTVVREHLFQRILYATDFSENAERAFEAFTYLRHATREATLVHVETPKDPSLPEDADPEARLAELATRLEEWGIETRTEVRQGDPADEILAAEDEYEPTAILVGSRGHSRLRRLLLGSVSEDVVARADGNVMLIPPDRTA
- a CDS encoding helix-turn-helix domain-containing protein; its protein translation is MPRAKLTVSLPESLWIHEISTAYPDTTFRVSSVLPGSDVAIGVVELAAPNPVPILAAIDDRSDIRDLELLWKHDETALLQVETSNPSLLVPLQRAGVPIETPFSVEDGAVTWELTTSSDRLSTLGDAFDERGIEYRIDYVRAVDASRAENPMTDRQLKVFRTALEAGYYDVPREATLTEVASALGVTKSTCSDVLHRAESSIARWFADEYADARTPV